The stretch of DNA CTGCCAATTCACAGGTTCATAGCCGACTGGGCGATGCACCAGAACCGCACCATCAGACTTGACGAAAAGCAGGCGTTCACCATACTCCAGCGTCGAGCTTGCCCGGCCATTGTAGTGCACATGGCAGTTGCCTGCGACGAGGAGTGTTCGGCGCTGCGCAAAGGCTTTCTCGATGAGGATTGCGGCTTCCGCTAAAGTGGGTTCTTTGAGCACAGAGATTTTGCTGTTGCTGTTTGGCGCCTGCATACTTTTTCAGCTAACGTATTTTAGGTGGCATCAGGGTACATAAGATTTCTTGAGGCACAAAGCAGATGGCTTGGAAACAGAAGCGGCAGATAAAACAGCGCTATGACATCACCGCAACAATGTATGACGAACGCTACCGAGAAGAGCAACGCCGCAAATACCGCAGAGCCCTCCAAACCGTAAACGTAGCCGACGCTGTAGTCGCGGATGTTGGCTGCGGCTCAGGCATGTTTTTCCCAGAAGCCGCCCAGAAGACACAGTGGCTAATCGGCGTTGATATTTCAAGAAAACTTTTAGATTTAGCCAAAGCGCAGTCGAAGGGGTACGGTAACGTTTCGGTGGTGCAGGCAGACGCTGATCACCTGCCATTCCGCAGCGGCGCCTTTGAGGCGGCCTTTGCCTTCACGGTGCTGCAGAACATGCCTAGCCCCGCGTTAACCCTTCAGGAGATAAAACGCGTCGTCGGGGTCGGCGGCAAAGCAGTGGTGACTGGGCTTAAGAAGGCTTTTCCGCTGCATCAATTCA from Candidatus Bathyarchaeota archaeon encodes:
- a CDS encoding class I SAM-dependent methyltransferase, producing MAWKQKRQIKQRYDITATMYDERYREEQRRKYRRALQTVNVADAVVADVGCGSGMFFPEAAQKTQWLIGVDISRKLLDLAKAQSKGYGNVSVVQADADHLPFRSGAFEAAFAFTVLQNMPSPALTLQEIKRVVGVGGKAVVTGLKKAFPLHQFMDALEASGMALEGFLDEEAINCYIAVLSA